The Beijerinckiaceae bacterium genome has a window encoding:
- a CDS encoding thioredoxin reductase produces MASPAATAGALARRPLIHPLIVRVTHWINAAAIIIMVMSGLEIHNAYPTLPFKVSRAITLGGWLGGATQWHFAAMWVLMTSGLIYVAYGFGSGRFKRKFWPIRPSDVVADIRAAVSRRLSHDDLSIYNSVQRLLYSGVILAGFVAILTGLAIWKPVQFQLLANMFGDFDQARIIHFLAMCAIALFLVIHVVMAVAVPKSLRAMIGGR; encoded by the coding sequence ATGGCTTCGCCTGCGGCAACTGCCGGCGCCCTCGCCCGGCGTCCCCTCATTCACCCGCTGATCGTTCGGGTCACGCATTGGATCAACGCGGCGGCGATCATCATCATGGTCATGAGCGGATTGGAGATCCACAATGCCTATCCGACCCTGCCTTTCAAGGTCTCGCGCGCGATCACGCTTGGCGGCTGGCTCGGCGGCGCGACGCAATGGCATTTCGCGGCCATGTGGGTGCTGATGACCAGCGGCCTCATTTATGTGGCGTATGGATTCGGTTCGGGACGATTCAAACGCAAGTTCTGGCCGATCCGTCCCTCTGACGTCGTCGCCGATATAAGGGCGGCTGTTTCGAGACGGCTCTCACATGATGATCTGTCGATCTATAATTCCGTGCAAAGGCTTCTTTATAGCGGCGTCATCCTTGCGGGGTTTGTCGCAATTCTGACCGGACTGGCGATCTGGAAACCGGTGCAGTTTCAACTTCTCGCCAATATGTTTGGGGATTTCGACCAGGCCCGGATCATCCATTTTCTGGCGATGTGCGCGATCGCTCTGTTTCTCGTCATTCACGTCGTGATGGCCGTGGCCGTTCCGAAAAGTCTTCGGGCGATGATCGGCGGACGGTAA
- a CDS encoding fasciclin: protein MFRFRNAVFAASVAFAALGGTALSPAFAEMTVEVGGAPMYPSKNIIENAVNSKDHTTLVAAVKAAGLVDTLQSDGPFTVFAPVNKAFDKLPKGTVESLLKPENKSKLAAVLTYHVLPGKVSAADFVAAVKDGGGKAMFKTVEGDELTVMQSGRRLEIIDSKGDKSFVTIADVNQKNGVIHVIDMVLLPKS, encoded by the coding sequence ATGTTCAGATTTCGCAATGCTGTTTTTGCCGCGTCCGTGGCCTTTGCCGCGCTGGGCGGCACCGCGCTTTCCCCCGCCTTCGCGGAAATGACCGTGGAAGTCGGCGGCGCACCCATGTATCCCTCCAAAAATATCATTGAGAATGCCGTCAATTCCAAGGACCACACGACACTTGTGGCTGCCGTCAAGGCAGCGGGTCTCGTCGACACTTTGCAAAGCGATGGACCCTTCACCGTGTTCGCGCCGGTGAACAAGGCTTTCGACAAGCTTCCCAAGGGCACCGTTGAGTCCCTCCTGAAGCCTGAAAACAAAAGCAAGCTCGCCGCAGTGTTGACCTATCACGTCCTTCCCGGAAAGGTCTCCGCGGCAGACTTCGTCGCGGCGGTCAAGGACGGTGGCGGCAAGGCCATGTTCAAAACGGTCGAAGGCGACGAGCTGACCGTGATGCAAAGCGGCCGCCGGCTCGAAATCATCGATTCCAAGGGCGACAAATCATTCGTGACCATCGCCGACGTCAACCAGAAGAACGGCGTCATCCACGTTATCGATATGGTGCTCTTGCCGAAGAGCTGA